gctaatgttagcttagcACGGTTGCACGAGCTAACGTTAGTCGGTGTGTTGATAAAAAGGTAAACCGGCGCGTGTTTGCGGTGACGCTGATGTCATTTGCGTTAAACGCTGTTTAAGAGCCGAGTTTAACTTTATTTTCGTAATGTTTTATCGGCTTCACCGTGAGCGCGTCCGTACCTGCAGACCAAACTCCGTTCAGAAAACGGTGAATTTACAGCGGTTTTCTTTGTGCGCGACACCGACGACTACAGTCACACCCGCGGTTCCTCCGCTGACAGAACCTCGCGTTGTCTGCTGTGTGGTTTGGTTTGTATCCCGGATCCAttagtacattttgttttttcattaaaaaaagtgtacaCAGTTTTAGAGTCGAGTATGTTCCTCAAGTTAGCAACGGAAAAAATGGACCGATTTCTGAACGGACTTTGGTCACGGCACTCTTTGTTGTGGTTGCTTTCTCTGAAGTTTGTcagtaaaaaatatgtttttctattttcaagACAACAGTTTATTGCTCATCTAGAAGTGCAAGCCAGACTCAATTTAAAAAGCTGGTAAGTGAAGCCGGTGTTTGTGTCTGCcaggactgctgctgctgtttcagtCTTCGTTTTCATCCTGAagccaacattttgttttctcattaaaaatgaattagcAGCGCTCTGTCACTGAAACAGCTGCTTTGTGGAGACGTGCAGCATCAGTTTGCGCCCCTGAAGCAGCACTGTCATTGGCTTTGAAGGGCTTTGCTGGTTAACCGAGAGGAGTTTGTTGGTTTTCTCAGATTAAAGAGTCGACAGAGGAGGAGACTCCCCCGGCCGGCGCAACGTCATGGCGGACATCAAGAACTTCCTGTACGCCTGGTGTGGGAAAAAGAAGCTGACTCCGGCCTACGACATCCGAGCTGCCGGGAACAAAAACAGGCAGAAGTTCATGTGTGAGGTGAGTCCGCCGTTCGCTCCGAGCGTCCGATGAAGCTGAGCGCGTCCTCTCTGACCTTTGGCTCTCCTCCGTTCAGGTTCGAGTCGACGGCCACAACTACATCGGGATGGGCAACTCCACCAACAAGAAGGACGCTCAGACCAACGCCGC
The Plectropomus leopardus isolate mb unplaced genomic scaffold, YSFRI_Pleo_2.0 unplaced_scaffold16932, whole genome shotgun sequence DNA segment above includes these coding regions:
- the LOC121964729 gene encoding ATP-dependent RNA helicase A protein-like; this encodes MADIKNFLYAWCGKKKLTPAYDIRAAGNKNRQKFMCEVRVDGHNYIGMGNSTNKKDAQTNAARDFVNYLVRIGEMSAAEVPSLG